The Synergistaceae bacterium DZ-S4 genome includes a region encoding these proteins:
- a CDS encoding recombinase family protein produces the protein MTMSRNVTVIPARARVGNNQETESKTKLRVAAYCRVSTDSEEQASSYEVQIEHYTSYIKGNPEWELAGIYADDGISGTNTKKREEFNRMIEACMEGKIDMIITKSISRFARNTLDCLKYIRQLKDKNIPVFFEKENINTMDSKGEIMLTIMASLAQQESQSLSQNVKLGIQYRFQQGEIQVNHNRFLGYTKDENKRLVIVPEEAEVVKRIYREYLEGASLLQIARGLEADGILTAAKKPKWRPETLKKILQNEKYIGDALLQKTYTVDFLSKKRVVNNGIVPQYYVENSHEPIIPRGIFMQVQEELVRRANLYTGKNGKKRVYSSKYALSSIVYCSECGEIYRRVHWNNRGCRSIVWRCVSRLEEKGSDCTSPTVNEEVLQAAVVKAINELLASKDTFLSTLQANIETVLNEEHDKITNDIDVKLEELQNELLRLANSKTDYEEVAEEIYRLREQKQNALVENADREGKRQRIAEMSDFLNEQSCELEEYDEQLVRRLIEKVTVFHDKFAVEFKSGVEIDVEG, from the coding sequence ATGACGATGAGTAGGAATGTAACAGTTATACCAGCACGAGCTCGTGTGGGTAATAACCAAGAAACTGAAAGTAAAACCAAACTTCGAGTGGCGGCTTACTGTAGAGTTTCAACTGATAGTGAAGAACAAGCCTCCAGTTATGAGGTTCAGATTGAACATTACACTTCCTACATTAAAGGGAACCCTGAATGGGAGCTGGCAGGAATTTATGCGGACGACGGGATTTCAGGAACCAATACTAAAAAGCGCGAAGAGTTTAACCGGATGATTGAAGCATGCATGGAAGGTAAAATTGACATGATCATTACCAAGTCCATTAGCCGTTTTGCCAGAAACACGCTGGATTGTTTGAAATACATCCGGCAGCTAAAGGATAAAAATATCCCTGTTTTCTTTGAGAAAGAGAACATCAATACTATGGATTCCAAGGGTGAAATCATGCTGACAATCATGGCTTCACTGGCCCAACAAGAAAGCCAGTCCTTAAGCCAAAACGTAAAGCTAGGCATTCAGTACCGCTTCCAACAAGGTGAAATTCAAGTCAACCACAACCGGTTTTTAGGATACACCAAAGACGAAAATAAAAGGCTTGTTATTGTTCCTGAAGAAGCCGAAGTGGTAAAGCGAATCTATCGAGAATACCTTGAAGGAGCAAGTCTCCTACAAATAGCAAGAGGCCTAGAAGCGGATGGTATTCTCACTGCAGCTAAAAAGCCTAAGTGGAGACCCGAGACGCTTAAGAAAATACTGCAGAATGAAAAGTATATAGGAGATGCCTTGCTTCAAAAGACTTACACCGTTGATTTTCTTTCCAAAAAGCGAGTAGTCAATAATGGAATCGTACCTCAGTACTATGTTGAGAACAGTCATGAACCTATCATCCCGCGTGGAATTTTCATGCAGGTGCAGGAAGAACTGGTAAGGCGGGCTAACCTTTATACTGGAAAGAATGGTAAGAAGCGAGTTTATAGCAGCAAGTACGCTCTGTCCAGTATTGTCTACTGCTCAGAATGTGGTGAAATATATAGAAGAGTCCACTGGAACAATCGAGGCTGCAGGTCTATTGTCTGGCGATGCGTCAGCCGCCTAGAGGAAAAAGGGTCTGATTGCACATCCCCTACAGTTAATGAGGAAGTGCTACAGGCAGCAGTTGTAAAAGCCATCAATGAGTTGCTGGCCAGTAAGGATACCTTTCTCTCCACTTTACAGGCCAATATCGAGACAGTTTTAAATGAAGAACACGACAAAATTACCAATGATATTGACGTCAAGCTGGAAGAACTGCAAAACGAACTTTTGCGGCTTGCCAATTCCAAAACAGATTATGAGGAAGTGGCGGAAGAGATATACCGTTTGCGGGAGCAGAAGCAAAATGCACTGGTTGAGAATGCAGATCGAGAAGGGAAAAGGCAACGAATCGCTGAAATGAGTGATTTCTTGAATGAGCAATCCTGCGAGTTAGAGGAGTATGATGAGCAATTAGTAAGGCGGCTTATAGAAAAAGTTACGGTATTTCATGATAAGTTCGCCGTTGAATTCAAATCAGGAGTCGAGATTGATGTAGAAGGGTAA